GTCCTTGTGATTGTGGCTGAGTTCATCGCTCGTTTTCGTGACAAGGATACCGAAATTACTCGTAAAATCGTACACATTGGCGCGGGTAACGTTATTTTGTTCGCTTGGTGGTTGCAGCTTCCCGCTTGGATTGGTGTAGGTGCGGCGATAGTGGCGGCTTTTATCGCTATAATTGCTTATTTTGTGCCAATTTTACCGAGTATTAACAGTGTGGGTCGCAAAAGCTTGGGAACTTTTTTTTATGCTGTCAGTATTGGGGTTTTAATCGCTTGGTTTTGGTCGATTAATCGCCCAGAATACGCGGTGCTGGGTATTTTAATTATGACTTGGGGGGATGGTTTAGCGGCGATCGTGGGTCAAAATTTTGGGACTCATCCGTATCAGATTGGGGAAATGACTAAAAGCTTTGAAGGTTCTTTGACGATGTTTTTAGTCAGTTTTGTCATCAGTAATTTGGTTTTAGGAGTCTTATTATGGGGAGAGATTACTGGTACAATACTGCTAATATCTTTAATAATTGCTATATCGGCTACGCTTTTAGAGGCTTTTTCTCAGTGGGGAATCGATAATTTAACTGTACCTCTAGGTAGTGCTTTTTTGGGTTTTTTCTTGGTAGGCGCCTTGAGGTAAGTTCAAGCTGTTTAAAATTTGGGTAATTCTGCTAGCTGTTGATTTTGTAGGTCAACTTGCCAAGCGATGGAACTACAAACTAAGTCACAAAGTTCGAACAAAAAGGGGTTAGAAATCTGATAAAATACATTGATACCTTGTTGTTCTCGACTAACTAAACCCGCTTGATTGAGTATTTTTAAATGTTTAGAGACGTTAGCTTGTCCTAAACCTGTGGCTTCGATAATTTCACTGACGCTTTTTTCCCCTGACTTAAGACTGCAAAGAATGTGAATGCGACTTTCCTCGGCTAGAACTTTAAAAAAATCCGCCATCAAAGAAATGGCAAGGGGAGATAGTTTGAGAGAGTTGGCTTTATTAATTGTATTCATGCTTTGTTTTTTATCTGAAATTGTACAATTTAATATAATCTATTTTAAAAACAGTTGAGTTAATTTTAACGATGATATCGAAGATAACTACTTGGGAAATTTTAGAAGCTTTATACCCGACGTTGAAGTTAGCTGCTACTTATGCGATCGCTATTCAACAAAGGATTAAAACCCGTCCAGAAAAAACTGAATTTGGGGATAATTTTTACGCTACTGCGTTGACTGATGCCGATCTGACGATTCAAACTGCTATAGAATTAGTCATGCTAGCCCAGTTTCCTGAGATTCGTTTTTTTGGAGAGGAATATCAAAGTTCTTATAATACTAAATACTTTAAAGATATCAACCTAGTCGAGGGAGAACTATTAGTTACTCTAGATCCTGTTGATGGAACTAGGGCTTATTTAGACGGACTGTCGACTTTTGCAATTATTGTCACCGTCATTAGAGGCGATCGCTACGCAGGCGTTTTAATCATCAAACCCCAACAAGGATATTATTTACTGGCGTTGCGAGATCAAGGAGCTTATAGGGGTAGTCTGGAAGAAAATCAACTTAGTCTCGCTGAACCTATTCAATTAGCACCTCTGCAATCAACAAAACTTTATTTAAGCTTTGGTTTGAGTTCTTTGCGTCTCCAGTTGAGTTCAGATTTCGAAGTCTGGTGTAGCGCTACAGACTACGCACCTCCCCAAAATCCCCCCGAATATCTAGATTTAATCAAAGGGGAGTTAGCGGGAGCGATTTTAGAAAGAGGTAATCTAATTGACAGTGCAGCTATTGGTTTTGTAGCTAAAGAAGCAGGAGCGATCGTAACATTATGGGATGGTAGCGATTTTGAGCCATTTACTCTAGTTGAACCCATGAAAATAGGTGGGATAATCATCGCTCATAACCC
Above is a window of Gloeocapsa sp. PCC 73106 DNA encoding:
- a CDS encoding diacylglycerol/polyprenol kinase family protein, whose protein sequence is MFWGPLSFVLVYLLVLVIVAEFIARFRDKDTEITRKIVHIGAGNVILFAWWLQLPAWIGVGAAIVAAFIAIIAYFVPILPSINSVGRKSLGTFFYAVSIGVLIAWFWSINRPEYAVLGILIMTWGDGLAAIVGQNFGTHPYQIGEMTKSFEGSLTMFLVSFVISNLVLGVLLWGEITGTILLISLIIAISATLLEAFSQWGIDNLTVPLGSAFLGFFLVGALR
- a CDS encoding helix-turn-helix transcriptional regulator; translation: MNTINKANSLKLSPLAISLMADFFKVLAEESRIHILCSLKSGEKSVSEIIEATGLGQANVSKHLKILNQAGLVSREQQGINVFYQISNPFLFELCDLVCSSIAWQVDLQNQQLAELPKF
- a CDS encoding inositol monophosphatase family protein, whose amino-acid sequence is MISKITTWEILEALYPTLKLAATYAIAIQQRIKTRPEKTEFGDNFYATALTDADLTIQTAIELVMLAQFPEIRFFGEEYQSSYNTKYFKDINLVEGELLVTLDPVDGTRAYLDGLSTFAIIVTVIRGDRYAGVLIIKPQQGYYLLALRDQGAYRGSLEENQLSLAEPIQLAPLQSTKLYLSFGLSSLRLQLSSDFEVWCSATDYAPPQNPPEYLDLIKGELAGAILERGNLIDSAAIGFVAKEAGAIVTLWDGSDFEPFTLVEPMKIGGIIIAHNPEIHRKIMLTPITFGGAARSPKGGTS